One genomic window of Misgurnus anguillicaudatus chromosome 12, ASM2758022v2, whole genome shotgun sequence includes the following:
- the LOC129434822 gene encoding uncharacterized protein, translating into MADSSDVCFSDLSSPKREAVEELWPGIRNRRYSVPHITLAPDTRRRPRQPASEHRSRCSFTDRVQANRDAIAQNENGKTPLVIVTCTACHMYSLASSVSTEGFTCVKCIEVVRLTEKVAELETHIRTLVEDSKTANANVNVSNTVSGAPTVTRSTHSSVPATELTRPTNWVTVRRRSHIRCPLKSPLVISNRFDILNNTPAETSVKGALVIGDSILKNVNIEAPATIVDCIPGARSSDIRSKLKVLAIAKRKFSKIVIHASANDTRLRQSEITKDTIKEVCEIAKTMSDNVICSGPLPAYRGYETYSRLLSLHHWMSKWCPQHNVGFIDNWKHFRGRPDLLKRDGLHPSLEGITQSHHMSSIFDDT; encoded by the coding sequence atggcggactcatccgatgtatgcttttcagacctttcctcaccaaagcgggaagctgtggaggagttgtggCCCGGCATTCGCAACAGACGgtacagcgtgcctcacatcaccctggctccagACACCCGGAGACGACCGAGGCAGCCAGCGAGCGAGCACCGgtctcgatgcagcttcacggaccgcgttcaGGCGAacagagacgccatcgcccaaaatgaaaacggtaagactccgcttgtcattgtaacctgcactgcttgccacatgtacagtttagcttcttccgtcagcacagaggggtttacatgtgttaagtgtattgaagtagtaaggctgacggagaaggttgcagaactagaaacgcacatccgaacgctcgttgaggacagtaagaccgctaatgctaatgttaatgtttcaaacactgtttcgggtgcgcctacggTAACGCGTagtacacatagctcggttccggCAACTGAGTTAACacggccgactaactgggtgactgtcaggcggcgtaGTCATATTCGATGCCCATTGAAGTCCCCTCTAgtaatttctaacagattcgacaTTCTAaacaatacaccggctgagacatctgttaaaggtgcccttgtTATTGGAGACTCGATACTTAAGAAcgtgaacattgaggcaccagccaccatagttgaCTGTATACCTGGAGCCAGATCGtcagacattagatccaaacttaaagtactGGCTattgctaagcgtaagttttctaaaattgttattcatgccagcgcaaatgacaccagactccgccagtcagagatcaccaaagatactattaaagaggtgtgtgaaattgcaaaaacaatgtcagataatgtaatttgctctggtcccctccccgcctaccggggttATGAAACTTATAGCAGATTACTGTCTCTTCaccactggatgtcaaaatggtgccctcagcataacgtagggtttatagataattggaaacacttcagggggagacctgacctgctaaagagagatggccttcatccgtcaTTGGAAGGAataacacagtctcaccacatgtcgtcaatatttgacgacacttga